ATTCCATTTTCCGATCCCATGGCTGACGGTCCTGTGATTCAAAAGGCGGCGGTTATGGCTCTGAAAGGCGGGGCAACTACCGGCAAAGTGCAGGAACTTGTTGAAAGGATACGGCAAAAGAGCGCTATCCCGCTGGCAGTAATGACCTATGTCAATAGTATCATCCAATTCGGTACGGAAAAATTTATTCATTCTTTCGCGACAGCCGGAATTGATGGCGTAATTGTTCCTGACCTACCGGTGGAAGAGGCCGCAATTGTAGCGCCGGTTTGTCGTAATTTTGACATGGATTTTATACAATTTGTAGCTCCCACGACAACTTCCGAACGAATTCAAGCGCTAACCAGCCAAGCGACAGGCTTTATCTATTGTATCACCAGTACCGGTGTTACCGGCGTAAGAGAGATTGACTACCGACCGATTGCCGCTGTTATCGAAAAAGTCCGCAACCGGACGCAAGTTCCGCTGGCGGTAGGATTTGGTATCGGCAGCCCGGAATCAGCCCGGCAAGCGGCCCGGTATGCTGATGGAGTAATCGTAGGCAGCGCGGTGATGGAAAGAATGATGACCGGCGGAATTGATACGGCGCGGGATTTGGTCCGCTCCATCCGGCAAGCGCTGGATGAAGGGGAGACAGGTGGCTGAGGTGAAATTTTTTCTTTTTTTACGTTAAATTAATTAAATGTTAACAAAAATACCCTAGATGCGTCCTATACTGAACATAGTGTCTATACTCAGATGAACGGGATGGAGAGGATGGGTATTAGGGGATATATACGGCGGCCGCCAGTCACACTGGAGGAATGTGTGACAATGACTCCTTTAGACGTGGCCCGCAAATCTGCCACGATTCGAACCTCATATAGTTATCTTGTGCGTACTGCCGATGAAATTACTGATCAGGATCTGCGGCAAAAAGTGCTGCAGGTATTGGAAAATCCTGCACCTACTTTTCTAACACAATATGATGAGGCAGAAAAGAAAAGAATATGGCAAATGCTAATCGACAGCAGGGCCATATCTGAAAATATTACAATCGAGGAGTTATTTCCTTTTTGGGCAGATTCAAACCAGGCGCCGCAACCGTTTTGGTCGGCCCCGGGCAGCAGTTATGAGCGCCACCATTCCTATCCCGGCGGGCTAGCCCTTCACACGGCCATGAATGTCAAGGTTTCCTTAGGCCTGTTTCAGGCCTATCAGGAGATGTATGACTGTAATTTGAACCGGGATATGATAATCGCCGGACAAATCCTTCATGATTCCCAAAAAGCCTGGACACTGCAATGGGAAAAAGACGGCAGTTGTTATAAGCAGATTAATATAGCCGGGACAGGGGCGCATCATGTCCTGGGTATAGCGGAATCGGTATACCGAGGTTTTTCACCCAAGGTGCTTTTGGCTCAAACCTGTACTCACGAGCACCCGGGAACCAGAGAAAATGAGCAGAAGATCCGGAACTGGCTGCTGACGGCGTGTCTCCTTGCCGGAAAAGATTGGGAAACTGAGCCGGATGTTGCGAATGAATTAGCTGTCGGTAATTCTCAAGTCGAATGGTTTATAACTTACCAGGGAGATCACAACTGGGTATTAAGCCTGAAGGCGGCCGCGGTAACCATTGAAGCTATGGAACAGTTGGCCAGCGAAGTTTATCATATCGGTACGGAAGATTCGCGAACCTTCCACGCATTGCGTAATTATGTATTTGCGCAGATGAGCATTTTGAAGTTGTACGAAATTCTTGGAAAATACGGCTACCAGGAATTTAAAAATGTTGTCCAGTCACTTGTGACAAGCTAGGCAATCGTATATGATGCTATAGCGGCAAAGAGTTATGAGTTTATTTCAGTAACGTTTTTTACATTTTACCTCATCTGGGCGATATCGGGCTTTTAACGGGCCACAGCCGATATCGCTCATTTCTTTTCTGTAGGCGATCAAATCTATCAGAAAATAAATAAGATTCAAAGGAACCGGAACCACAGAGACGCAGAGAACACAGAGGACCAC
This window of the Methylomusa anaerophila genome carries:
- the trpA gene encoding tryptophan synthase subunit alpha → MSRLNDKFDQLKNSGRKGLIVYLTAGCPNFDDTLQAVLKLEQAGADIVEIGIPFSDPMADGPVIQKAAVMALKGGATTGKVQELVERIRQKSAIPLAVMTYVNSIIQFGTEKFIHSFATAGIDGVIVPDLPVEEAAIVAPVCRNFDMDFIQFVAPTTTSERIQALTSQATGFIYCITSTGVTGVREIDYRPIAAVIEKVRNRTQVPLAVGFGIGSPESARQAARYADGVIVGSAVMERMMTGGIDTARDLVRSIRQALDEGETGG